The DNA sequence CGGAGTTGTGCTTCGCAATATGCTGCCCTGCGCGGGCCGCCTGCAACTAGCACATGAGCACATTAATCATTAGCACATTGGTTTTTAATCGGTGAACAAGTTGGTGTAGAGCACTTGCAGGCGCTGGCGCAGGTGCTGCACGGCGTAGTGCTTGCGCGAAATCAGGGTTTTGAGCGGCACGCCGGTTTCCTCGGCCAGCTCCTTGAAGCTCTTGCCCTCCAGCTCGTGCCACACGAAGACGTCGCGCTGGTTTTTGGGCAATTCGTCCAGGGCTTCGGCCAGGGCTTCCATCAGGGTTTCGCGGAGCAGGCGGTTTTCGGGGGCATCGTCGTCGGCGGGCAGCACGTCGGCTAGCAGCAGGGAGCCTTCCTCGTTGTCGTCGGCGTAGCGGAGCATTTCCTCTTCCAGCGACGCGGTTTTCTTTTTGCGGTAGAGGTCGGTGATGCGGTTGCGGGCCACGCGGAACAGCCAGGAGGCCACTTTTTCCACGGGTTTGAGCATCCGGTAGCTTTCGACCAGCTCCCCGAAGACATCCTGCAGGATATCTTCGGCGTCGGCCGGATCGGGCACGCGGCGGCGGATGAAAGCCAGCAGCCGGCCGCGCTGTTCCTGCACGGCCTCCTGAATCTGCCGGTCCTGTCCTCTCATCGTGCCTGCGGGTAAGGCGTTTAGTGCAAGTGCGTCCATTCTGAACAAGCAGACGCGGAGGGCAGAAAAATACTTTATCGGGCCGAGAATATTTTGCGGAATATATAGCGGGGCGAGGAATAACAAGAATGTCATTCCGAGCTTGCCGAGGAATCTCGCGTGCTGATGTTAGACTACTAATCCAACATCAGCACGCGAGATGTCTCGCCTTGCTCGACATGACCGGCGAATTAAATGTTTCTAATTCCTGCCTGGTAGCCCTTGCCGGCTTGCCGCAACGGCCGCAACTGTACTTTTCCCTGTGTATTTCCCGATTTAGCGGCTACCTTTGCCTGCTATTTCACCCCAACCAGCCCCTGGTTGGGCCTCTTTGCCTTGTCCGCTGACCCCACTGCATGGAACAGACCATCCCGGAAGTCATTCGCACCGTCCCGCTTGAGTATTATATATACTTCGCCACGGCGCTATTTGCCATCGGCGTAACGGGCGTGCTAACCCGGCGCAATGCCATTATCATCTTTATGTGCGTGGAGCTGATGCTCAACGCCGTAAACGTGCTGCTGACGGCCTTCTCGGCCTACCGCTCCGACCCCAACGGGCAAATCTTCGTGTTCTTCATCATGGCCGTGGCCGCCGCCGAAGTGTCGGTGGGCCTGGGCATTATCGTGATGATATACCGCAACTTCCAGAATACCGACGTCAATCTGCTTAACCGTCTTAAGTGGTGACCCCTCCCCCAACCCCTCCCCTCCGGGAGAGGGGCTTTAGTTCTAGTATAGAAGCTAGTTGCTAAAGCCCCTCTCCCAGGGGGGAGGGGTTGGGGAGGGGTTTCTGCATACTCCTATGCAAGAAACTGTTCTACCCGCGGCCAGCGCCCCTTACCCCACGCTGCTGTACGTCCTGATTCCGCTGCTGCCATTTCTGGGTTTTCTCATTAACGGGCTGCTGAACAAGAAGCTTTCGGGCACGGTGGCCGGCGCCATCGGCAGCCTCATGGTGCTGGGCTCGTTCCTGATTTCGGTGACGCTGTTCCTGAACTTTCAGTACCAGTACACGGTGACGCTCTTCGACTGGATTTCGGTCGGCTCGATGCAGATTCCCTTCACCTACCAGATCGACCAGCTCAGCCTGATCATGCTGCTGCTCGTGACGGGCGTGGGCTTCCTGATTCACGTTTACAGCATCGGCTACATGCACCACGACGAGAACGTGGGCAAGTTTTTCGCCTTCCTGAACCTGTTCGTGTTCAGCATGCTGGTGCTGGTGCTGGGGGCCAACTTCGTGATTCTGTTCATCGGCTGGGAAGGCGTAGGCCTCTGCTCCTACCTGCTCATCGGCTTCTGGAACAAGGAAACGCCCAACAACAACGCTGCCAAGAAGGCCTTCATCATCAACCGCGTCGGTGACCTGGGCTTCCTGCTCGGCATCTTCCTGATTTACCTCACCTTCGACTCGGTGCAGTACGCCGAGGTGTTCCAGAAAGCCTCGACCCTGCAAATCGGCACGGGCGTGGTGACGGCCATTACGCTGCTGCTCTTCGTGGGGGCGATGGGTAAGTCGGCCCAGCTGCCGCTCTACACCTGGCTACCCGACGCCATGGCCGGCCCCACCCCGGTTTCGGCCCTGATTCACGCCGCGACCATGGTTACGGCCGGTATCTACATGGTGCTGCGCTCGAACGTGCTCTTCACCCTGGCCCCCGACACGCTCCACGTGGTAGCCTGGATTGGCGGCCTCACGGCGCTGTTTGCCGCTACCATCGGTCTGGCCCAGAACGACATCAAGAAAGTACTGGCTTACTCCACGGTGTCCCAGCTGGGCTACATGTTTCTGGCCCTGGGCGTTATGGGCTACAGCACCTCGCTGTTTCACGTCCTGACCCACGCTTTCTTCAAGGCCCTGATGTTCCTGGGTGCGGGCTCCGTGATTCACGCCATGAGCAACGAGCAGGACATTCGCCGCATGGGCGGCCTGCGCAAGGCCCTGCCGATTACGTTTATCACCTTCCTCATCGGCTGCCTGGCCATTTCGGGCATTCCGCCGTTCTCGGGCTTCTTCTCCAAAGACGAAATCCTGGAGCACGTCTACCAGCACAACAAGATTCTCTGGGGCATCGGCATGGTCACGGCCTTCCTGACGGCCTTCTACATGTTCCGCCTGCTGTTCCTGACCTTCTTCGGCGAGTTCCGCGGCACTGAGGAGCAGAAGCACCACCTGCACGAGTCGCCGGCTTCGATGACGCTGCCGCTCGTTGTGCTGGCCATTCTGGCCGCCGTAGGAGGTTTCATGGGCGCCCCGATGTTCGTGGGCAAGCACTACCTGGCCGAGTATCTGGCCCCGCTGTTCACCTACTCGCAGCGCCTCAACCCCGAAGCCTTTGCCGGCGAGCTGGACCACGGCACCGAGCTGATGCTCATCGGCCTGTCGGTAGCGGCCGGCGTGCTGGGCATCCTGCTGGCCTACGTGCAGTACGTGAGCCGCCGGGTGCGCCCGGCCGAAGACGACGCCCAACGCTCGGCTCCGGAAAGCCTGGTGTACCACAAATATTACATCGACGAGCTGTATGACACCATCTTCGTGAAGCCGGTGATGGGCCTCTCAAAAGGCCTGTACCGCTTCGTGGAGCAAGGCATTATCGACCCCATCGTGAACGGCTTCGGCCGGGTTACGCTCGGCGGCGGGCAGCTCCTGCGCCACGTGCAAACCGGCTACGTGGGCCTCTACCTGATTCTGATGGTGGTGGGCATCGTGCTAATTCTGGCTTTGAACGTCTTCCAATTCTAACGCTTTCCTCTGGACGGCCGGCGTGGAAGATTTCCCCGGCTTCATCTGCATCTGAATAAAGTATGCTGACTGCCTTTTTACTTTTCTTCCCCGTAGCGGCGGCGCTTCTGCTGCACTTTGCCAAGGGCAATGCGGCGCGGGTGCTGGCCCTGGGGGCCGCCCTTCTGGAATTTGCCGTGGCGGTGTTTGCCGCCGTGTCGGCCACGCTGAACATGGCGCCCGGCAACAGCGAGGCCGCCTATTCCACGTTTTCCATCAATCTGCCCTGGATAGCCTCGGCCGGCATCAACTTCCACATCGGCATGGATGGGCTGAGCCTGCTGCTGGTGCTGCTGACCACCTTTTTGGTGCCGCTCATCATCCTGGCTTCCTTCCGCCACGACTACCCCAACGCCTCGGCCTTCTACGCCCTGATTCTGTTCATGCAGACCGGCCTGATCGGGGTGTTCGTGTCCCTGGATGCCTTCCTATTCTACTTCTTCTGGGAAGTGGCCCTGATTCCGATTTACTTCCTGGCCGGCGTCTGGGGCTCGGAGCGCCGCATTGCCGTCACCTTCAAGTTTTTCCTGTACACCATCATTGGCTCGCTCTTCATGTTGGCCGCCTTCGTGTACCTCTACTTCCAGACCGGCGCCAACGGCGCGGTTCGGTCGTCCGACATTGCCGCTTTCTACAGCCTGAGCCTTACGGCTTCGCAGCAGGCCTGGGTGTTCTGGCTGATCTTCATTGCCTTCGCCGTGAAGATGCCGATTTTCCCCTTCCACACCTGGCAGCCCGACACCTACACCGAAAGCCCCGTGCCCGCCACCATGCTGCTCTCGGGCATCATGCTGAAGATGGGCATCTACGGCACGCTGCGCTGGCTGCTGCCGGTGGTGCCGCTGGGCACCAGCCAGTGGGGTAAGCTGGTGATGATTCTGGCCGTTATCGGTATCATTTATGGCGCTATCATCGCCATCCGCCAGCGCGACATGAAGCGGCTCATTGCCTATTCGTCGTTGTCGCACGTGGGGCTGATGGCCGCCGGCGTGTTCTCCCTCACCTTCATGGGCCTGCAAGGCGCCGTGATTCAGATGCTGGCCCACGGCGTAAACGTCGTCGGCATGTTCTTTATCGGCGACGTTATCCAGCGCCGCACCGGTACCCGCCAGATTTCGGAGCTGGGCGGCCTGACCAAGCACACGCCGCTTTTGTCGGTCTGCTTCCTGGTGCTACTGCTGGGCACGGTGGCCCTGCCGCTCACCAACGGTTTCGTGGGCGAGTTCCTGCTGCTGGCCGGCGTGTACCAGTACAACATGTGGCTGGGCGCCGTGGCCGGCGTGACCATCATCCTGGCCGCCGTGTATTTGCTGCGCATGTTCCAGCGCGTGATGCTGGGCCCCGAAACGTCCTTTACCTCCACCATTCAGGACCTGACCGGCAGCGAATTGGCCGTGCTGGTGCCCCTGATTGTGCTCGTGTTCTGGATTGGCCTGTTCCCCAATACCTTCCTGCGCATCTCGGAGCCTGCCGTACTGCAGATTC is a window from the Hymenobacter aquaticus genome containing:
- a CDS encoding RNA polymerase sigma factor, producing MRGQDRQIQEAVQEQRGRLLAFIRRRVPDPADAEDILQDVFGELVESYRMLKPVEKVASWLFRVARNRITDLYRKKKTASLEEEMLRYADDNEEGSLLLADVLPADDDAPENRLLRETLMEALAEALDELPKNQRDVFVWHELEGKSFKELAEETGVPLKTLISRKHYAVQHLRQRLQVLYTNLFTD
- the nuoK gene encoding NADH-quinone oxidoreductase subunit NuoK; translated protein: MEQTIPEVIRTVPLEYYIYFATALFAIGVTGVLTRRNAIIIFMCVELMLNAVNVLLTAFSAYRSDPNGQIFVFFIMAVAAAEVSVGLGIIVMIYRNFQNTDVNLLNRLKW
- the nuoL gene encoding NADH-quinone oxidoreductase subunit L — translated: MQETVLPAASAPYPTLLYVLIPLLPFLGFLINGLLNKKLSGTVAGAIGSLMVLGSFLISVTLFLNFQYQYTVTLFDWISVGSMQIPFTYQIDQLSLIMLLLVTGVGFLIHVYSIGYMHHDENVGKFFAFLNLFVFSMLVLVLGANFVILFIGWEGVGLCSYLLIGFWNKETPNNNAAKKAFIINRVGDLGFLLGIFLIYLTFDSVQYAEVFQKASTLQIGTGVVTAITLLLFVGAMGKSAQLPLYTWLPDAMAGPTPVSALIHAATMVTAGIYMVLRSNVLFTLAPDTLHVVAWIGGLTALFAATIGLAQNDIKKVLAYSTVSQLGYMFLALGVMGYSTSLFHVLTHAFFKALMFLGAGSVIHAMSNEQDIRRMGGLRKALPITFITFLIGCLAISGIPPFSGFFSKDEILEHVYQHNKILWGIGMVTAFLTAFYMFRLLFLTFFGEFRGTEEQKHHLHESPASMTLPLVVLAILAAVGGFMGAPMFVGKHYLAEYLAPLFTYSQRLNPEAFAGELDHGTELMLIGLSVAAGVLGILLAYVQYVSRRVRPAEDDAQRSAPESLVYHKYYIDELYDTIFVKPVMGLSKGLYRFVEQGIIDPIVNGFGRVTLGGGQLLRHVQTGYVGLYLILMVVGIVLILALNVFQF
- a CDS encoding complex I subunit 4 family protein, producing MLTAFLLFFPVAAALLLHFAKGNAARVLALGAALLEFAVAVFAAVSATLNMAPGNSEAAYSTFSINLPWIASAGINFHIGMDGLSLLLVLLTTFLVPLIILASFRHDYPNASAFYALILFMQTGLIGVFVSLDAFLFYFFWEVALIPIYFLAGVWGSERRIAVTFKFFLYTIIGSLFMLAAFVYLYFQTGANGAVRSSDIAAFYSLSLTASQQAWVFWLIFIAFAVKMPIFPFHTWQPDTYTESPVPATMLLSGIMLKMGIYGTLRWLLPVVPLGTSQWGKLVMILAVIGIIYGAIIAIRQRDMKRLIAYSSLSHVGLMAAGVFSLTFMGLQGAVIQMLAHGVNVVGMFFIGDVIQRRTGTRQISELGGLTKHTPLLSVCFLVLLLGTVALPLTNGFVGEFLLLAGVYQYNMWLGAVAGVTIILAAVYLLRMFQRVMLGPETSFTSTIQDLTGSELAVLVPLIVLVFWIGLFPNTFLRISEPAVLQILTLVNR